ACAGATTCCAGTTGTTCAACCTCCACCCCTGGGTATTCCCCCGTTCAGAACCCCTTGCTGGGCAACACCTTGGTCATCTCTACAAGactgcagggatggagggaacCCCCATCAGTCCCAGAGGCTCCTGGCTGTACTGGGCAACAGCCAGCATCCTCTTTCATCAGTTGTGAGGTAGCCATACAGCATACAGTTCTCACCTGAAACAGGGTGAAACCCACATAATACTCAAAGATGATGCAGCCAATGCTCCACACATCACAGGGCTGGCTCCAGCCAagctctaaaaaaaacccaatgtttttttaaataaaagatccAGTTATGGCTTAAGATTCCAAATCCCTCTCCCTCgcccttttaaaaacaaacaaccaggAAAACAATTCCCATTCCAGCCATGCTCCCAATATGCTGGTGGCAATATACTGCCCAGCTGGTAGCAATGCCAAAACACCAACTTAGAAGTTGTTGGCCCTCCTGGAAAATAGCACTGtagagcattttaaataaagcacTTCTCATCTCCCAGGGTAAACCCAGGACAGCTACTGAATCATGTGGAGACAAAATGCTCCTTAATCCAGCAGGCAGCACCCAGTGCCCTCGAGGCAAATGCCTGCCTCTGCAGAAAGACCAAGCATTACGTACCCAGTATGACTTCTGGGGCCCGGTAATGTCTGGTAGAGACAATTGTGCTGTGATGCTCATGATCAAACGTGGCACTGCCAAAGTCCACCACTCTGATGGCTGTGCTCTTCACGCTCCGCTCATCCCGCTTCTTTGTGAGGGAGAACGGCATCAGTTACTCAAGAGTTTCGAGATGTGGACTTTAGCCCCTTCCTTACACAGTCAAGACTTTGCCACAGGGTGCCATGGGATGGGAAGGCTTCAGAGGGTATGTTAGTGCTGACACAGTCCCCAGACAAACTCTCACCATCAGCCAGGTAAGCCTGTGGTCCCTACGGCCTTACTTATAGACTACACAGGCGGTCCAAGCCAAGACATAGGCCCTGAACAAGTGCATGAATGTAGTCGATCAACCCCATGTCTCCTGGGGCCACATTCCAACTCCTCCCACCTGCTGATAAGGTCTGGTATACCAAGAACCCAAGAGAAGATCTCTAACACAAAGCAGTGCTGTTACCTTCTCCAGGTTATAGGAGAGTTCGTAGTCAGAGTTCACGAAAAGGATGTTCTCCGGCTTGAGGTCAGTGTGAGTGAGTTTATTGTCATGCAGAACTGAGGAAACAAACAGAGTCGGAGTGACGGAACAGAAGCAAAGCGAGGCTGCACCCACCTAAAGAGCGAACATCATTAATTCAGTTTGCTTATACTGGTACCAGTTTAGCCCACATTTAGAACTGGGTGCGAACAGCCAGGCTAGTCCAGGCTAAGATGCTTCAGCAGAAGCACAAAGATTTATCATATCGATCATCAGAATGTGTAGGGGGTGGATGCTGAAGTGCCCTGAGCTATTGCCAGCCCACATGCATTGGAAAACATTACAATCAGGAACAGGATTCATTCCAAGCACGCATTCACCACTGGAGGGGCAGGAAGGCTCAGTCTCAGAACTGGCACAGCGGCACCGCAGCAAAAACTCGCTGCTTTGGGCCACCAGTTGCAAAACTGGCACAGATGTTGGGAGCCACACAGCTCTCCAGGTCAGTCAAGGACCAGTGGAGAGAAGAGCAATGAACACTTACATTTCACAGCCTGGCACACCTGGTAGGCCATGTGCCGTACTTGGTGGATGGGGTAAGGCAGATAGTTGTTGTCCTTCAGGAAATCAAAGGTGCTGAGCCCCAGCAGTTCGAAGGAGATGCACATGTGGCCATGGTAATCAAACCAGTCAAACATCCTGACACAAAGACTGAGAGAAAAATTCTGATTTGGGACAGATCTGCACACACCACTCGGCTATGTTATCCCTGCACCAGGCTCCTCCTTTCCTTGCTCAGTCTGTATCCCATAGCAAGCCAATATGCCTCCAAAAACTAGCTACAAACAAATTCAGTCACAGAACATCAAGCACCTCTCTCATCTCATCCCTGCAACTGTGCTGTGATGCCTGCCCTTCCATTTTAACCCCAAGCACACACTCACTTTGTGTTCTCGGGATCCTTCTCGTTGATTTTCTCCAGCACATTAATTTCCAGTCGAGCAGCCTCTTTGTATTTCTctacatttttaatgattttgaGAGCAACACGTGCACCACCCCTgaggagaaacaggaagaaagtgCAAGATCACCCCTGAGCTGGGCCACGGAGCCTGTGCCCTGCAAAACCAACTTTTTGAACCAGCCTCATCCTGTGCAGCACAGCCTTCCACCACTCTTGCTCAAGCCGGAAGGTGGCTGTTACTAAGGGGTGTCCACCAAAGCAGCACCTTTTCCCTCCCTACAAACAGCCCTGAGGCTCCCCCTGACCCCTCTCCAACACACAGGCAACCCAAGAGGGTGAGTGCCCAGACCAGCAGAGGAATACTGGAAACAAAGAGACTTGTTTTCATCCCCAGGCTCCCACATTGAGCATGAAAGGCTCCATTACCAGCTgtgctctctctttttccctcacCACCACGTCCCTGCCTGTCCCAGGAGCAGACGTACCTCCGGTGATCAATGCACTGCACCACTCTGCCAAACGTGCCTTCCCCTAAGGTGCTAATAATCTCAtctgggagggagagaaagagaggaaggaagatgaGAGAGTGAGCATGACCTGGATGCAGCGCATACACAAGGCAGAGGAGAATGCATTGCAACACCTAACCTGCACACAGCTTGAGAGACCGGAGCAGCGGAAGGCTGACACCGGCTGCACAAGGCAACTGCCCTAGTTCCCTGGCACTTCAGTAACAATACAAAATATAAACGTAGCTTTAacaaaaggggaaggaaaaggagagggttTCTCTTtaataaacaatgaaaataaaatgaaacagaaagatAAGACAGATCTGCGACTGCGATGGGAGCTTAACTAGAGAGCTAAATTATGTTACGATTTGGCTGTACATCTTTCTTGTAGCCAGTCGCCGACGCGATAGATCAGATGCCCCTCGTCGTCGTCCTCCACACTCTTGGCCCTTCTGCTGCTCTGTCGACTCCGCTGCTGGCCCAGGCAGACAGGGAATTCATCATTCACCAATCAGATTTTCAAACCAGCGCAGCAGCCAGCGTCACGCATTGGTTGGTTTGGAAATTCACATGGTTGTTTGAGGAGGGGTTGCAGGAGGAGATTCCCAGCCAATTCATACGGCACAGAGGAATATATAACGATAGGGATATTGCAAGGGAACATGTCAAGATACAACACACTagctcagaaaagaaaaaaaacagtttgctttttgttgtagcaaaaaaaaaaaaagaaaaaaaaagaaaaaagaacctaCAAACAGCCCCACCCGAACCAGTGTGAGAGCAGAGACGgtgagaacaagggctagcgGAGGGGCAGTGGAAGGGGCCAGCTGCTCTCACTCCTAGGGGGGACTTAGAGAGGAACGGCACTGGCCTTCAGGTCCTGGATAATGCCAAGAGAGCACGCCGAAGCACAACTCTGCAGCTGGGCACTCAGTGGCCGTGGGGAGAGGCTCACTTCAGCCCCATGGCAGCCACTgaggaaaggcagcagaaggcaggTGCTGGGAAGTCCTGCACAAGCAAAGGCCCAGGCTGCCCCACACAGGCACTCCCCACCCCATTCCAACAACCACCCACAtagcttcccccagccccaacaCTCAGAAAAAGATGAATTCAGAGATTTCAGCAGCAACTCTCAGTACAACGATCCATCCAAAACCAGAGAGAATTTACGAGTGACTGCCTGGGGGAAGATGTAACACTTCTTCCTAGACCCTCCCCCAAAGAAGCTGATCCTGGAAGGACTAACTTCCAGGAGAGAAGCAGAGGTCCAACAGGGAATAGGGACAGCCTGGGATGAGGCAGATAAGAGGTTTATgccagagaagagaaaattccTGCCTTCAGTTCTTCAGCTAAGTATCCCCACACCTGGGAGCAACCGGCCAGCAGACTTGGGACCTGAATCCAGCCCACAATCCCATCCCTGGACATACAGCCAGAACAGTCCAGACAACACTGAGAGCtccacacacagagcagagaacGTGTCTGGGGTCTAACAGAAGTGGAAGGTGAACAGCAGAACAGACAAGAAGAGAAAGCCAGGGACACTGCTGGGAAGAGCCTGTGATGGTTGCTGCCTCCACCTGAATTGACTGGTCCACAAGCTCTACTTCTTTGCAAAGCCCCTTGCACGACATCCCACATCAGCTGGGCCCACCCAGAAGGATCCTGCTCTGATGCAGGACCTAACCCTCAGCGACGGGGGCTTCCTGCCACAGAACAGAGGCCTGAACCAGGGACCACGGGGACCAAGCCgcctgctgcaggcagacagacagagcTCTCTGGGACCAGGATCAGCTGAACGTTTACTGTACAAACCTTGCACAAAAGACTGCTTGGCTAGGGTTCCTAAACAACTCTTAATGAGCATCACCGAACAAAAGCAGTGCTCTGCAGGGATAAAGGAGCTGAGGACTGCAGCACCACCCCGGGGGACACGCCAGCCTCGCAAGGCACGGCTGTCCTCCTCCCACCTCTGAGCAGGCAACACTAAGAGAGGGTCTGAGCCGCCTGTGCCCGGCTGGCACAGGACAGCCACTGCCGAGGCGCATCAGGATGGTGGACAGAAACTGCTGTCTGCATCAAAGGCTTTCTACGCATTTCTCAAGCTGAGTCCGAGAGAGCGTTAGAAAGTGAGTTTTCTACTTACCCAGCTCGCCACCTGGGAGAGAAAGGTTACAGGGGAGGCCTAGCACAGCAGGATACTCACCGATGAGGAGCGACTAAAGGACCGGCTGCGGCGCCGCCTCCGCCTGTGCTTACGCCGGCTGCTTTTGCAGCTCCGGTAGCTGCCCTCGCGGTCCCGGGAGCGTCGGTACTCGTAGGAATGACGGTACTCGGGTTCATAGTAGGCTTCCCCTCGCTCACGGCTGTAATCGTTCCGCCGGTAGCTGTCACAGTAACGCCGGTCGTAGGCCCTCCTGTCTCCTGAGTGGTCGTCGTAGCTGGAGGGGGGAAGCAAGCCGAGGGGATTCGATTACAAACACCACTGAGGAAGTTACAGCTCAGAGCATGTGAGAGCAGGGCCTAGGCCATCCAGAAGCTGGGCTGACCACATCTGCCTCTGGCCAAGCTGGAGAAGCACCGCAGGGTTTGAGGTCCCGCCTTGTCTCTCCAGACTCACCTCCTGGATCGAACATGGTAACTGTCTTCCCGACGGTGCCGACGGTCACGCTCGCTGCTGCTCGATCGCGACCGTGTCCGCCGTCTCTTGTGTTTGCGACTTCTGTAGCGCTCGTGATAGCTGCCTCGGCTGCTGCGTTCTGATGAGCGGTACCTTCTAGAGTGAGGCATCTACGGGGACAACAGACAATGATGACTACATGAGGCAATTGCAAGGGAGAGAAACCAGTGCAGATCATCAGTGGCCAAGGAACTGCTAGGGTAAGGGTGGGGAAGCAATCAGCAGCATGTCTTAGTGTGCAGGGGTGATCCGAGATGGAGGGGATGAACTTAAAAGATATCCCAGAAACCCATATGAGAAAGGATGTGACCACCCACGTGGTCTGTGCTTGCTGCAGTTCTGTTTTTCAGGTTACTTTCCCCTCTTCATGCCCGTCTCTACGGGCCACAGCTCCAGAAGCAGCATTTGCACCTTCAGGGCTCCCACCTTCTCTCTTTAACCTAACATGCTCCCGAGGAAGGGGATAAGCACCACCAAAGAAACTGAAGGAAGGTGAAATGAAGCTCAGGATATCACCGGTGCTTGGCCCAAAGTCCTTGCGCAACAGTGCTGGAGACACCTAAGCGGGCAGCTCCTGAAGAGATGTTTCTGGTTTACTGCCAAAAAAGCAACACCTACACTTCCCACTGCGAGTGGGGAGAGGGGCCTAGAGCATCCAGGGAGCAAAAACACCCTTTCCATGTGCAGAGGCATTAACAAAGCCTTGTAGGCCTTACCTCAGAGGGGAGGAGTGCTCACCTCTGCTTCTCTGGTGGGATGAGAGAGTCAAGAGCAAAGGACAAAATCCCTCGGTAAGATGGCACACCGGGCCCCAGCCCTGAAGTGCTAGTTTGTAGGACCCCGCTCCCGTTGCCAGACCTCACTCCACAGCTCTAAGACATCCTTTGCATGTATTTAGGTTCCGAAGCATCGAGCAGCTCAGTCTGCCTCGTCTCCACAGACAAGAAGCTAGAGCTCCCTTTGTCCACAGACCTCCcaccagtgatttttttccccccaaaaggtACACTCCCGCACCCGGCTGCC
This genomic window from Haliaeetus albicilla chromosome 10, bHalAlb1.1, whole genome shotgun sequence contains:
- the LOC104325408 gene encoding dual specificity protein kinase CLK2 isoform X2, which gives rise to MPHSRRYRSSERSSRGSYHERYRSRKHKRRRTRSRSSSSERDRRHRREDSYHVRSRSYDDHSGDRRAYDRRYCDSYRRNDYSRERGEAYYEPEYRHSYEYRRSRDREGSYRSCKSSRRKHRRRRRRSRSFSRSSSRSRQSSRRAKSVEDDDEGHLIYRVGDWLQERYEIISTLGEGTFGRVVQCIDHRRGGARVALKIIKNVEKYKEAARLEINVLEKINEKDPENTNLCVRMFDWFDYHGHMCISFELLGLSTFDFLKDNNYLPYPIHQVRHMAYQVCQAVKFLHDNKLTHTDLKPENILFVNSDYELSYNLEKKRDERSVKSTAIRVVDFGSATFDHEHHSTIVSTRHYRAPEVILELGWSQPCDVWSIGCIIFEYYVGFTLFQTHDNREHLAMMERILGPIPSRMIRKTRKQKYFYHGRLDWDENTSAGRYVRENCKPLRRYLTSEAEDHHRLFDLIESMLEYEPSKRITLAEALKHPFFDMLEMEPSTKMWDSSRDISR
- the LOC104325408 gene encoding dual specificity protein kinase CLK2 isoform X1 gives rise to the protein MPHSRRYRSSERSSRGSYHERYRSRKHKRRRTRSRSSSSERDRRHRREDSYHVRSRSYDDHSGDRRAYDRRYCDSYRRNDYSRERGEAYYEPEYRHSYEYRRSRDREGSYRSCKSSRRKHRRRRRRSRSFSRSSSQRSRQSSRRAKSVEDDDEGHLIYRVGDWLQERYEIISTLGEGTFGRVVQCIDHRRGGARVALKIIKNVEKYKEAARLEINVLEKINEKDPENTNLCVRMFDWFDYHGHMCISFELLGLSTFDFLKDNNYLPYPIHQVRHMAYQVCQAVKFLHDNKLTHTDLKPENILFVNSDYELSYNLEKKRDERSVKSTAIRVVDFGSATFDHEHHSTIVSTRHYRAPEVILELGWSQPCDVWSIGCIIFEYYVGFTLFQTHDNREHLAMMERILGPIPSRMIRKTRKQKYFYHGRLDWDENTSAGRYVRENCKPLRRYLTSEAEDHHRLFDLIESMLEYEPSKRITLAEALKHPFFDMLEMEPSTKMWDSSRDISR